Proteins from a genomic interval of Salinarchaeum sp. Harcht-Bsk1:
- a CDS encoding RNA methyltransferase, with the protein MSDRQAASSGEGGAGAPAVAVVDPQTPGNVGTIARAMKNFGFSELLLIDAPELDPEGEAYGFAGQAREDILPDHERPSFEDLIEHYYTVGFTATTNENATSHVRYPFATPAELAEELTDVDAPVCFVFGREDNGLTNEELSRIDRICAIPASADYPVLNLGQAATISLYELRGLAMDETQLPDPDHDRAAEGEIERLYDHFEDFLASNGHPKEKRPKAGRMFRRLIGRAHPTNREASTLTGIFRRGAQFADPPEEAREE; encoded by the coding sequence ATGTCCGATCGGCAGGCTGCCTCGTCGGGCGAGGGCGGTGCCGGAGCACCGGCTGTTGCGGTCGTCGATCCCCAGACGCCCGGGAACGTCGGAACGATCGCGCGAGCGATGAAGAACTTCGGCTTCTCGGAGCTGTTGTTGATCGACGCGCCAGAACTCGATCCCGAGGGCGAGGCGTACGGCTTCGCCGGGCAGGCGCGCGAGGACATTCTCCCGGATCACGAGCGGCCGAGCTTCGAGGACCTGATCGAGCACTACTACACCGTCGGGTTCACCGCGACGACGAACGAGAACGCGACCAGCCACGTCCGGTATCCGTTCGCGACGCCGGCCGAACTCGCCGAGGAGCTTACCGACGTGGACGCGCCGGTCTGCTTCGTCTTCGGGAGGGAGGACAACGGACTGACGAACGAGGAACTCTCCCGCATCGACCGGATCTGCGCGATCCCCGCGAGCGCCGACTACCCGGTCCTCAACCTCGGCCAGGCAGCGACGATCTCGCTGTACGAACTCCGGGGGCTCGCGATGGACGAGACCCAGCTTCCCGACCCCGACCACGACCGTGCAGCCGAAGGCGAGATCGAACGCCTCTACGATCACTTCGAGGACTTCCTCGCGTCGAACGGCCACCCGAAAGAGAAGCGCCCGAAGGCCGGCCGGATGTTCAGGCGGTTGATCGGCCGCGCACATCCGACGAACCGGGAGGCGAGCACGCTCACGGGAATCTTTCGCCGCGGCGCGCAGTTCGCGGATCCGCCCGAGGAAGCACGAGAGGAGTAA
- the folP gene encoding dihydropteroate synthase, whose protein sequence is MRSVDAAGLSIGTGHPPRIMGVLNVSEESPYDPSVYDDPGEAATYVDEELIGEGADIVDVGLESANKRYDVLSTEEELDRLDVAVEAMESTSGDAVFSIETRYAEVAEAAIDRGFDVVNDICGFADPRMPDVCAEYDVAVAKMASPPDLERPGAVDDTDWAERRSQEWFEQSDYVDRVYEALKQNGLTDKTIVDPAFGGWSERKTLRDDRETFRRLREFRALGRPILVSINRKNFLRTIADRSTEDALPVSLAATAMAIERGADVIRTHDVAETSDAAKIADAFDDDPATAAAGDVTVARLDVRTEREARRYLDEADGDLALGPAAVCTVLAIEGLDSSARTLLETEARSADVLMTGDRQTLVGGSYQEISALSARIADSDGLERLSKAIQALPTLRENL, encoded by the coding sequence ATGCGAAGCGTGGATGCTGCGGGGCTGTCGATCGGCACCGGCCACCCCCCGCGCATCATGGGCGTCCTGAACGTCAGCGAGGAGTCGCCCTACGATCCGAGCGTCTACGACGACCCAGGCGAGGCCGCTACTTACGTGGACGAGGAGTTGATCGGGGAGGGCGCGGACATCGTGGACGTCGGCCTCGAGAGCGCGAACAAGCGCTACGACGTCCTCTCCACCGAGGAGGAACTGGATCGCCTCGACGTCGCCGTCGAGGCGATGGAATCCACGAGCGGCGACGCCGTCTTCTCGATCGAGACCCGCTACGCCGAGGTCGCGGAAGCCGCGATCGATCGCGGCTTCGACGTCGTGAACGACATCTGCGGGTTCGCCGATCCCCGAATGCCCGATGTGTGTGCAGAGTACGACGTCGCCGTCGCGAAGATGGCGAGTCCACCGGACCTCGAACGACCCGGTGCAGTCGACGACACCGACTGGGCCGAGAGGCGCTCACAGGAGTGGTTCGAGCAGTCCGACTACGTCGATCGGGTGTACGAGGCGCTCAAGCAGAACGGCCTGACGGACAAGACGATCGTCGATCCTGCCTTCGGTGGCTGGAGCGAGCGCAAGACGCTCCGCGACGACCGGGAGACGTTCCGCCGACTCCGCGAGTTCCGCGCGCTCGGCCGGCCGATCCTCGTCTCGATCAACCGGAAGAACTTCCTCCGGACGATCGCCGATCGATCAACCGAGGACGCACTGCCCGTCAGTCTGGCCGCGACCGCCATGGCGATCGAACGCGGTGCCGACGTGATACGAACGCACGACGTCGCCGAGACGAGCGACGCCGCGAAGATCGCCGACGCGTTCGACGACGATCCGGCGACCGCCGCGGCTGGCGACGTGACGGTCGCCCGTCTCGACGTTCGGACGGAACGCGAGGCACGCCGATACCTGGACGAAGCCGACGGCGACCTCGCTCTCGGACCTGCCGCGGTGTGCACGGTGCTCGCGATCGAGGGACTCGACTCGTCGGCGCGAACCCTGCTCGAAACCGAGGCACGGTCGGCGGATGTGCTGATGACTGGCGATCGTCAGACGCTCGTGGGCGGGTCTTATCAGGAAATATCTGCTTTGTCGGCGAGAATCGCAGACAGCGACGGGCTCGAACGCCTTTCAAAGGCGATACAGGCACTTCCTACCCTAAGAGAAAACTTATGA
- a CDS encoding 6-hydroxymethylpterin diphosphokinase MptE-like protein gives MDYETWEPFYDAILADFGYDRAGDEAARDWLAQRVDRFELDSLRLGGTVAIAGAAPSLEADLAVARGADAVVAASDAGVRLAAAGLVPDLVVTDLDGDPEGTIGLAEDGVPVAVHAHGDNRSALERYVPRFPTERLLGTTQAEPVDPLVNYGGFTDGDRAAFLADAVGADRLIFPGWDFDAAEGPKVEKLSWAGVLLHWLERHRGARFELLDGRRTDIDLSGFPAP, from the coding sequence GTGGACTACGAGACCTGGGAACCGTTCTACGACGCGATTCTCGCCGACTTCGGCTACGACCGGGCGGGCGACGAGGCCGCTCGGGACTGGCTCGCACAGCGCGTCGATCGGTTCGAACTCGATTCGCTACGCCTCGGCGGAACCGTGGCGATCGCTGGCGCTGCACCCTCGCTGGAAGCAGACCTCGCCGTCGCTCGCGGCGCCGATGCGGTCGTGGCCGCCTCCGACGCCGGCGTCAGACTCGCAGCGGCTGGACTCGTCCCCGACCTCGTCGTCACCGACCTCGATGGCGATCCCGAGGGGACGATCGGTCTTGCCGAGGACGGCGTCCCTGTCGCGGTGCACGCTCACGGCGACAATCGGTCCGCGCTCGAGCGCTACGTTCCGCGCTTCCCGACGGAACGACTCCTCGGCACGACGCAGGCCGAGCCAGTCGACCCGCTCGTCAACTACGGCGGCTTCACCGACGGCGACCGTGCCGCGTTCCTCGCGGACGCGGTCGGGGCGGATCGGCTGATCTTCCCTGGCTGGGACTTCGATGCGGCCGAGGGTCCGAAGGTGGAGAAACTCTCGTGGGCAGGGGTGCTCCTCCACTGGCTGGAACGCCACCGCGGAGCGCGGTTCGAACTCTTGGACGGCCGGCGAACGGACATCGACCTCTCCGGCTTTCCAGCGCCCTGA
- a CDS encoding S66 peptidase family protein, with product MPEFVTPPPLERGDRVAIVAPSSGIAAAYPHVYELGLERLRTVFDLEPVEYPTATKDDEYLAAHPAERAGDVVDAFRDPEIGGVVTTIGGSDQLRILEHLDPAVLREHPTRFYGISDNANLTSYLWNEGVVSYYGGSVMTTLAMQGSMSEYSVEYLERAFFEESIGEIEPADRFTDQDLDWADPDTLDQRREFEDNPGWRWAGGDEPADGRVWGGCLDVLVPFLAADRYAPEASDLEGCVLLLEPSEELPSAEEVRMALLAMGERGILDAIDGVLVGRAKARSPWERPGPEERAAYRERQRETIETIVGEYNPEAPIVFDVEVGHTAPTVPVPIGGRAVVDPVDERITFP from the coding sequence ATGCCGGAGTTCGTCACGCCTCCGCCGCTGGAGCGAGGCGACCGCGTCGCGATCGTCGCACCGTCGTCAGGCATCGCAGCCGCCTACCCGCACGTCTACGAACTCGGTCTGGAGCGACTCCGGACCGTCTTCGACCTCGAGCCAGTCGAGTACCCGACCGCGACGAAGGACGACGAGTACCTCGCCGCCCATCCCGCGGAACGGGCTGGAGACGTCGTGGACGCCTTCCGGGATCCGGAGATCGGCGGCGTCGTAACGACGATCGGGGGCTCGGACCAGCTACGGATCCTCGAGCACCTGGATCCCGCGGTGTTGCGCGAGCATCCCACCCGCTTCTACGGCATCAGCGACAACGCGAACCTCACGAGCTACCTCTGGAACGAGGGCGTCGTCTCCTACTACGGCGGGTCGGTCATGACCACGCTCGCGATGCAGGGATCGATGAGCGAGTACAGCGTCGAGTACCTGGAGCGAGCGTTCTTCGAGGAGTCGATCGGGGAGATCGAGCCAGCCGACCGTTTCACCGACCAGGACCTCGACTGGGCCGACCCGGACACGCTGGACCAGCGTCGCGAGTTCGAGGACAATCCTGGCTGGCGGTGGGCTGGCGGTGACGAGCCAGCGGACGGACGCGTATGGGGTGGCTGTCTCGACGTGTTAGTTCCGTTCCTGGCAGCCGATCGCTACGCGCCCGAGGCGAGCGACCTCGAGGGGTGCGTCCTCCTCCTGGAGCCGTCCGAGGAACTGCCGAGTGCAGAAGAGGTACGGATGGCGCTGCTCGCGATGGGTGAGCGCGGGATTCTCGACGCGATCGACGGCGTGCTCGTCGGTCGTGCGAAAGCCCGGTCCCCGTGGGAGCGACCGGGACCCGAAGAGCGGGCTGCGTACCGCGAGCGCCAGCGCGAGACGATCGAGACGATCGTCGGCGAGTACAACCCCGAGGCGCCGATCGTCTTCGACGTCGAGGTCGGTCACACGGCGCCGACGGTCCCGGTCCCGATCGGTGGCCGCGCCGTCGTCGATCCCGTCGACGAGCGGATCACGTTCCCGTAG
- a CDS encoding protein sorting system archaetidylserine decarboxylase, translating into MNVAPGGFRYGLTLVAAGAVALLIHPVVTAVLGAAGVAAVWFHRDPNRSIPEDGVLAPADGKISVIRNEEGRLLVGTFMNVHDVHVNRSPLSGTVTSSEHQPGGHRPAFSKESDRNERQILAVETDHGPMTVTLIAGAFARRIHPYVEAGEDLERGERIGHISFGSRVDVLFPPGIEEADLAVEHGESVRAGETVLVESDSIE; encoded by the coding sequence ATGAACGTCGCACCTGGTGGGTTTCGGTACGGCCTGACGCTCGTCGCCGCCGGCGCGGTCGCGCTGTTGATCCACCCGGTCGTGACGGCCGTGCTCGGCGCCGCAGGCGTCGCAGCGGTCTGGTTTCATCGGGATCCCAATCGGTCGATCCCCGAAGACGGCGTCCTCGCGCCTGCCGACGGCAAGATATCCGTGATTCGGAACGAGGAGGGCAGACTCCTCGTGGGCACGTTCATGAACGTCCACGACGTCCACGTGAATCGCTCGCCGCTGTCCGGGACCGTGACCAGTTCCGAGCACCAGCCCGGCGGCCACAGGCCGGCGTTCTCGAAAGAGTCCGACCGTAACGAGCGCCAGATCCTCGCGGTCGAGACCGACCACGGTCCGATGACGGTGACGCTCATCGCCGGGGCCTTCGCCCGCCGGATCCATCCCTACGTCGAGGCAGGCGAGGACCTCGAACGCGGTGAGCGGATCGGGCATATCTCCTTCGGGAGCCGCGTCGACGTCCTGTTTCCACCGGGCATCGAGGAGGCAGACCTGGCAGTCGAGCACGGCGAGTCGGTCCGGGCCGGCGAGACGGTACTGGTCGAGTCCGACAGCATCGAGTAG
- a CDS encoding CoA pyrophosphatase: MRLDLSAVVGCDPTVIRDQPRDAAVLAPVIERDDGHSLLFIKRSEDLGEHPGQMSFPGGGAEPEDVDLQATAIREADEEIGLDPEEARILGRLDAIRTVTDYAVSPFVGMVPDREYAPDGVEAIEVAILSVADLTDPANYEFETRDHPTYGEVVVHYFHVDGYTVWGATGRILVDLLELTTDWRAPVRSRSDVG; the protein is encoded by the coding sequence ATGCGGCTGGACCTGTCCGCGGTCGTCGGATGTGATCCCACCGTCATTCGGGACCAGCCGCGGGACGCCGCCGTGCTCGCCCCCGTGATCGAGCGCGACGACGGCCACTCGTTGCTGTTCATCAAGCGCTCGGAGGACCTCGGCGAACACCCCGGCCAGATGAGTTTCCCCGGCGGTGGAGCGGAGCCCGAGGACGTCGACCTCCAGGCGACCGCGATCCGCGAGGCAGACGAAGAGATCGGCCTCGACCCCGAAGAGGCGCGGATCCTCGGGCGTCTCGACGCGATCCGGACGGTCACCGACTACGCCGTCTCGCCGTTCGTGGGAATGGTCCCCGACCGGGAGTACGCACCGGACGGCGTCGAGGCCATCGAGGTCGCGATCCTGTCGGTCGCCGACCTCACCGATCCGGCCAACTACGAGTTCGAGACGCGCGACCACCCGACCTACGGCGAGGTCGTCGTCCACTACTTCCACGTCGACGGCTACACCGTCTGGGGCGCGACCGGTCGCATCCTCGTCGACCTCCTCGAACTGACGACCGACTGGCGCGCACCGGTCCGCTCACGGAGCGACGTCGGGTGA
- a CDS encoding type IV pilin, with product MRRNRFRPGDDAVSPVVGVVLLVGIAVMLMTTVGVFVLGFGPGEQPPESDMQFHQESGEVVISVVRPAGLSEQDVVVTVENSGDCAWTGTGALQKAETVTISNSTPNCPTINQGDTIRVIWEAEGGGRTAIIGEYEVI from the coding sequence ATGCGCCGTAATCGATTCCGACCGGGCGACGACGCCGTCTCTCCTGTCGTGGGCGTCGTCTTACTCGTCGGAATCGCCGTCATGCTGATGACGACCGTCGGCGTGTTCGTGCTCGGGTTTGGACCGGGGGAGCAGCCGCCCGAATCCGACATGCAGTTTCATCAGGAGTCCGGTGAAGTCGTCATTAGCGTGGTGCGACCCGCTGGGCTCTCCGAACAGGACGTGGTCGTAACCGTCGAGAACAGTGGAGACTGTGCTTGGACCGGCACCGGAGCGTTGCAGAAAGCTGAAACTGTAACAATCAGCAATAGCACTCCTAACTGTCCCACTATCAACCAGGGGGACACGATCAGGGTAATTTGGGAAGCGGAGGGCGGCGGACGGACGGCCATCATCGGTGAGTACGAAGTCATCTAA
- a CDS encoding type IV pilin, protein MELRALYREDDAVSSVLGVVLMVAVTIVLAAVIGTFVLGIGSDLTDSSPNAQWEFSENLDGNGTSGSVVVLHGGGDDVKKSTLEVTVGGTTVFEDGSDASGNGYNVNDNWGDPITTGDRLRIEENTAQLSQGQAVRIIWSSGDSSAILADEQLG, encoded by the coding sequence ATGGAGCTCCGCGCCCTGTACCGCGAGGACGACGCCGTCTCCTCCGTGCTGGGCGTCGTGTTGATGGTGGCCGTGACGATCGTCCTCGCCGCCGTGATCGGGACGTTCGTCCTCGGCATCGGGAGCGATCTGACCGATAGCAGTCCGAACGCTCAGTGGGAGTTCAGCGAGAATCTCGACGGCAATGGCACCTCGGGCAGCGTCGTCGTGCTGCACGGCGGCGGCGACGACGTGAAGAAATCGACGCTCGAGGTCACCGTCGGCGGAACCACCGTGTTCGAGGACGGGAGCGACGCCTCCGGGAACGGCTACAATGTGAATGACAACTGGGGGGATCCGATCACGACGGGCGATCGGCTTCGGATCGAAGAAAACACGGCCCAGCTCAGCCAGGGGCAGGCGGTGCGGATCATCTGGAGCAGCGGCGACTCCTCGGCGATCCTCGCCGACGAGCAACTCGGCTGA
- a CDS encoding type IV pilin N-terminal domain-containing protein has protein sequence MYGDQHLEEGLSGNIQTLIALALVVLVVVVGILLAAGYGGPIWNHFFDDSQPQASFEFSYDQRAETLTVEHAGGNAIPGRQLLVRSGNRTLADFSAYERVDAGDAVTVANVSRSDSIRVVWRKQHRTLVLATWPR, from the coding sequence GTGTATGGAGACCAGCACCTCGAAGAAGGGCTCTCTGGAAATATCCAGACGCTCATCGCGCTGGCGCTCGTCGTGCTCGTCGTCGTCGTTGGTATCCTCCTCGCAGCGGGCTACGGCGGCCCGATCTGGAACCACTTCTTCGACGACTCCCAGCCGCAGGCGAGCTTCGAGTTTTCCTACGACCAGCGCGCGGAGACCTTGACCGTGGAGCACGCCGGCGGGAACGCGATCCCTGGACGTCAACTCCTCGTTCGGTCGGGGAATCGGACGCTCGCGGACTTCTCGGCGTACGAGCGCGTCGACGCCGGTGACGCGGTGACCGTCGCGAACGTCTCCCGGAGCGACTCGATTCGAGTAGTCTGGCGGAAGCAACACCGAACGCTCGTGCTGGCGACGTGGCCTCGCTGA
- the hpt gene encoding hypoxanthine/guanine phosphoribosyltransferase, whose amino-acid sequence MDRLQASLRDAPIVEKDGYHYFVHPVSDGVPTLDPSLLREITVKIVRKAELADVDKIVTPAAMGIHISTALSLTTDVPLVVIRKRQYGLDGETPLHQQTGYGESQMYVNDVHPGDRVVVIDDVLSTGGTLSAVLGALDDIGAEVVDTVAVIKKVGGVTELADDQTVKTLVNVDVVDGEVVIVDEDGDG is encoded by the coding sequence ATGGACCGGTTGCAGGCGTCGCTTCGAGACGCGCCGATCGTCGAGAAGGACGGCTACCACTACTTCGTCCACCCGGTGAGTGACGGCGTGCCGACGCTCGATCCGTCGTTGCTCCGGGAGATCACCGTCAAGATCGTCCGCAAGGCCGAACTCGCGGACGTCGACAAGATCGTCACGCCCGCGGCGATGGGCATCCACATCTCGACGGCGCTCTCACTGACGACGGACGTCCCGCTCGTGGTGATCCGCAAGCGCCAGTACGGCCTCGACGGCGAGACGCCGCTCCACCAGCAGACCGGCTACGGCGAGAGCCAGATGTACGTCAACGACGTCCATCCAGGCGATCGCGTGGTCGTGATCGACGACGTGCTCTCGACGGGCGGGACGCTCTCCGCGGTGCTCGGTGCACTCGACGACATCGGTGCGGAGGTCGTCGACACCGTCGCCGTGATCAAGAAAGTCGGCGGTGTGACCGAACTGGCGGACGACCAGACGGTCAAGACGCTCGTCAACGTCGACGTCGTCGACGGCGAGGTCGTCATCGTCGACGAGGACGGCGACGGGTAG
- a CDS encoding N-acetyltransferase produces MELLPLPTDAAAVELFVEDCWLPYHRELERVVDAHSLDESVDLVAKEVAFRREWLREPDRGLWIAVEGTPEDPDAIAEESADLAGFVAIERQTASPVFDRPDRVVVDDLYVRERHRGTGLARELVDLGVAEADAHDCDEVTLEVDVDNDRAIAFYEKLGFEPYRQTMVLSV; encoded by the coding sequence ATGGAGCTCCTCCCGCTTCCGACAGACGCCGCCGCCGTCGAGCTGTTCGTCGAGGACTGCTGGCTGCCGTACCATCGGGAACTCGAACGGGTCGTCGATGCACACAGCCTCGACGAGTCGGTCGATCTGGTCGCCAAGGAGGTCGCGTTCCGACGCGAGTGGCTCCGCGAACCGGATCGGGGTCTCTGGATCGCGGTCGAGGGTACTCCCGAGGATCCGGACGCCATCGCCGAGGAGAGTGCCGATCTCGCGGGCTTCGTCGCGATCGAACGCCAGACTGCCTCGCCGGTATTCGACCGGCCGGACCGCGTCGTCGTCGACGATCTCTACGTTCGCGAACGGCACCGCGGCACCGGGCTCGCTCGGGAGCTGGTGGACCTGGGTGTGGCCGAGGCAGATGCGCACGACTGTGACGAAGTGACTCTCGAAGTCGACGTCGACAACGACAGAGCGATCGCGTTCTACGAGAAGCTCGGCTTCGAACCGTATCGGCAGACGATGGTATTGTCAGTCTGA
- the aroC gene encoding chorismate synthase: MNGNSFGRLFQVTTYGESHGPAMGCTVSGCPAGVELDEERIQRELDRRKPGQSMITTSRGEPDEVTINSGVLEGYTTGTPIGMVIQNKDARSGKYEPFVTAPRPSHGDYTYSAKFGTRNWGGGGRSSARETVNWVAAGAIAKEVLDQSEYDVTVKGHVNQIDDIEAPDVTWEEMLEHTEENEVRCADPDTAEEMREHLEEVQQHGDSVGGSVYFECRGVPRGLGAPRFDSFAARLGRMVFSIPATTAFEYGVGKAARSMKGHDRNEDWEAYDPEAGDSARGGEVVAEEGDPVPVGNDHGGLQGGITTGEPIYGEISWHAPVSIPKEQTTVDWETGEEKTIQVTGRHDPSLPPRAVPVVEAMFYCTILDFMLLGGRINPDRLDGRPGEYDTEYHPSSPRNEE, from the coding sequence ATGAACGGGAACTCGTTCGGTCGCCTCTTCCAGGTGACCACCTACGGCGAGAGCCACGGGCCGGCGATGGGCTGTACGGTGTCGGGCTGCCCGGCCGGCGTCGAACTCGACGAGGAGCGCATCCAGCGCGAACTCGACCGCCGCAAGCCCGGGCAGTCGATGATCACGACCAGCCGGGGCGAACCCGACGAGGTCACGATCAACTCCGGGGTCCTCGAGGGCTACACCACCGGGACGCCGATCGGGATGGTTATCCAGAACAAGGACGCTCGCTCCGGGAAGTACGAGCCCTTCGTGACCGCACCGCGACCGTCCCACGGCGATTACACGTACTCCGCGAAATTCGGCACCCGAAACTGGGGTGGCGGCGGCCGCTCCTCCGCCCGCGAGACCGTCAACTGGGTCGCGGCCGGCGCGATCGCCAAGGAGGTGCTCGATCAATCTGAGTACGACGTGACGGTCAAGGGGCACGTCAACCAGATCGACGATATCGAGGCCCCCGATGTCACCTGGGAGGAGATGCTCGAGCACACCGAGGAGAACGAGGTCAGGTGTGCCGATCCCGACACCGCGGAGGAGATGCGCGAGCACCTCGAGGAGGTCCAGCAGCACGGCGACTCCGTCGGCGGCTCCGTCTACTTCGAGTGTCGCGGCGTTCCCCGCGGACTCGGCGCGCCGCGTTTCGACAGCTTCGCCGCTCGTCTCGGTCGGATGGTCTTCTCGATCCCCGCGACGACCGCCTTCGAGTACGGGGTCGGCAAAGCGGCTCGCTCGATGAAGGGTCACGACCGCAACGAGGACTGGGAGGCATACGATCCCGAAGCCGGCGACAGCGCTCGCGGCGGCGAGGTCGTCGCCGAGGAGGGCGACCCGGTGCCCGTCGGCAACGACCACGGGGGCCTCCAGGGCGGCATCACCACCGGGGAGCCGATCTACGGCGAGATCTCCTGGCACGCCCCGGTCTCGATCCCGAAAGAACAGACCACCGTCGACTGGGAGACCGGCGAGGAGAAGACGATCCAGGTCACCGGTCGGCACGACCCGTCGCTGCCCCCGCGCGCCGTTCCCGTCGTCGAGGCGATGTTCTACTGTACGATCCTCGACTTCATGCTGCTCGGCGGCCGGATCAACCCCGATCGGCTCGACGGACGCCCCGGCGAGTACGACACCGAGTACCACCCGAGCAGTCCGCGTAACGAAGAGTAG
- a CDS encoding cellulase family glycosylhydrolase, whose amino-acid sequence MVTTLDNTEYADVRGFNYQPSHASHGMEIWGTDFQPSLMRKELWIGNQHFPGMNTVRLWLSHDAYLRFPERMPERVGEVLDMGADYDVEFIVTLFNGWSSYPQLGGLHPQSLREWHDGTLYREAFEPYVDAILGEHADHDSVLAWDLCNEPLLSVQNRDGLADIEVDRSLVIYRFLERVYEQILTHDPEAPTTVGTMSTPVGVELFEPISEVLSTHPYYSWNRGDTPEGLAETLDEIVAIANDAGKPLLATETGWGALDDEKRAEVLDVEFSALDERDVGFTAHLLHHTPVADGHREGHGPIYDAENMSFVDPDGSLRAHHGLFNDYC is encoded by the coding sequence ATGGTCACGACGCTCGACAACACGGAGTACGCGGACGTTCGCGGGTTCAACTACCAACCGAGTCACGCGAGCCACGGGATGGAGATCTGGGGGACGGACTTCCAGCCGAGCCTGATGCGCAAGGAGCTCTGGATCGGGAACCAGCACTTCCCGGGGATGAACACAGTGCGGCTCTGGCTCTCCCACGACGCCTACCTCCGGTTTCCCGAGCGGATGCCCGAGCGCGTCGGGGAAGTGCTCGACATGGGGGCGGACTACGACGTCGAGTTCATCGTCACGTTGTTCAACGGCTGGAGCAGCTACCCCCAACTCGGTGGGCTCCACCCGCAGTCGCTCCGGGAGTGGCACGACGGCACGCTCTACCGCGAGGCGTTCGAACCCTACGTCGACGCGATCCTGGGCGAGCACGCCGACCACGACAGCGTCCTCGCCTGGGACCTCTGTAACGAACCGCTCCTCTCCGTCCAGAATCGCGACGGACTCGCCGACATCGAAGTCGACCGCTCGCTCGTCATCTACCGGTTCCTCGAGCGCGTCTACGAGCAGATCCTCACGCACGATCCGGAGGCGCCGACGACGGTCGGGACGATGAGCACACCTGTCGGCGTCGAACTGTTCGAACCGATCTCCGAGGTGCTCTCGACGCACCCGTACTACTCGTGGAACCGGGGCGACACGCCGGAGGGTCTCGCCGAGACGCTCGACGAGATCGTCGCGATCGCCAACGACGCGGGGAAACCGCTCCTCGCGACCGAGACTGGCTGGGGCGCGCTCGACGACGAGAAGCGCGCGGAGGTCCTCGACGTCGAATTCTCCGCGCTCGACGAGCGGGACGTCGGTTTCACCGCCCACCTCCTCCACCACACGCCGGTCGCCGACGGCCACCGCGAGGGGCACGGGCCGATCTACGACGCCGAGAACATGTCGTTCGTCGATCCGGACGGGTCGCTCCGGGCGCACCACGGCCTGTTCAACGACTACTGCTGA
- a CDS encoding cellulase family glycosylhydrolase, translated as MVTRLENTEYAHVSGFNYQPSHASHGMEIWGTDFQPSLMRKELWIGKQHFPGMNTVRLWLSHDAYLRFPERMPERVGEVLDMGADYDVEFIVTLFNGWHSYPDFGGLHPQSLREWHDGTLFDEAFAPYVDAIVGEFADHDSVLAWDLCNEPLLSVQHQGVLEDLTVDRSLVIYQFLERVYERIRTHDPVAPTTVGSIGTRTHVEIFEPLAEVLSTHAYLAWNRAETPAELHEKLDEIVALANDVEKPLLATETGWGALDDQKRVEILDVVLAALDERDVGFTAHLLHHTPVADGHREAYGPIYDAGNLSFVDSDGSLRAGHDVFNEYC; from the coding sequence ATGGTGACGAGGCTCGAGAACACGGAGTACGCCCACGTGAGCGGCTTCAACTACCAGCCCAGCCACGCGAGCCACGGGATGGAGATCTGGGGAACGGACTTCCAGCCGAGCCTGATGCGCAAGGAGCTCTGGATCGGGAAGCAACACTTCCCGGGGATGAACACCGTTCGGCTGTGGCTCTCTCACGACGCCTACCTCCGGTTTCCCGAGCGGATGCCCGAGCGCGTCGGCGAGGTACTGGACATGGGCGCGGACTACGACGTCGAGTTCATCGTCACGTTGTTCAACGGCTGGCACAGCTACCCCGACTTCGGCGGGCTGCACCCCCAGTCCCTCCGCGAGTGGCACGACGGAACGCTCTTCGACGAGGCCTTCGCGCCGTACGTCGACGCTATCGTGGGCGAATTCGCCGACCACGACAGCGTCCTCGCCTGGGACCTCTGCAACGAGCCGCTGTTGAGCGTGCAGCACCAGGGAGTGCTGGAAGACCTCACCGTCGACCGCTCGCTCGTCATCTACCAGTTCCTCGAGCGAGTCTACGAACGAATCCGCACCCACGATCCCGTGGCGCCGACGACCGTCGGATCGATCGGGACTCGTACCCACGTGGAGATCTTCGAGCCACTCGCGGAGGTGCTCTCGACGCACGCGTACCTCGCCTGGAATCGGGCGGAAACGCCGGCCGAACTGCACGAGAAACTCGACGAGATCGTCGCGCTGGCCAACGACGTCGAGAAACCGCTGCTCGCGACCGAGACTGGTTGGGGAGCACTCGACGACCAGAAACGCGTCGAGATTCTCGACGTCGTGCTCGCCGCGCTCGACGAGCGGGACGTCGGCTTCACCGCCCACCTGCTCCACCACACGCCGGTCGCCGACGGGCACCGCGAGGCGTACGGGCCGATCTACGACGCCGGGAACCTCTCGTTCGTCGATTCGGACGGGTCGCTCCGGGCCGGCCACGACGTCTTTAACGAGTACTGCTGA